A single region of the Chrysoperla carnea chromosome 5, inChrCarn1.1, whole genome shotgun sequence genome encodes:
- the LOC123300754 gene encoding luciferin sulfotransferase-like, with product MATIKKIDPQITNLKSDENLLKYFTSDFRKGYIEVTNKKFVLPQYYLEFMDKIENFEVYDTDVFVVSHPKTGTTWTQEMVWCIGNNLKFTNVEIYKRFPFLEVTPLFDFRECPELFGELSDHLLDSLEYVRKLPHPRYIKTHLPWDLLPKQIRTGERNPKIIYVYRNPKDTSVSYYYHCRAVEGFTGDFNVFMDLFLGGRLTYGPFPAHVLSIFEQKNRENVLIITYEEMKSDLRSVIKNVMNFLSKNYSDEEIEKLEDHLSFESMKNNNSVNYANTGGKNFMRAGIVGSYKNDMTPELINRFDNWIVDKFGKTEIKF from the coding sequence ATggcaacaattaaaaaaatcgatccacaaataacaaatttaaaatcagatgaaaatttattaaaatatttcactagTGATTTTCGTAAAGGCTATATTGAGGTAACTAATAAAAAGTTTGTGCTTCCAcaatattatttagaatttatggataaaattgaaaatttcgaagTTTATGATACTGACGTATTTGTAGTATCACACCCAAAAACTGGTACAACATGGACTCAAGAAATGGTCTGGTGtattggaaataatttaaaatttactaatgTGGAAATTTATAAACGATTTCCATTTTTAGAAGTGACTCCACTATTTGACTTCCGCGAATGCCCTGAATTATTTGGAGAGCTGAGTGATCATTTATTGGACTCTTTGGAATATGTTCGAAAGTTACCACACCCAAGGTACATCAAAACTCATTTACCTTGGGATCTTTTACCAAAACAAATAAGAACGGGGGAACGTAATCCGAAAATTATTTACGTGTATCGTAATCCGAAAGATACAAGTGTTTCATATTATTACCATTGTCGAGCGGTGGAAGGATTTACTGgagattttaatgtttttatggaTCTATTTTTAGGAGGGCGATTAACATATGGCCCATTTCCTGCGCATGTGTTAAGTATCTTCGAGCAAAAGAATCGCGAAAAcgttttaattattacatatgAAGAAATGAAAAGTGATTTGAGATCAGTGATTAAAAATGTgatgaattttttaagtaaaaactattcagatgaagaaattgaaaaacttgAAGACCACTTATCGTTTGaatcaatgaaaaataataattctgtaaattatgcCAATACAGGTGGTAAGAATTTTATGCGAGCTGGTATTGTTGgaagttataaaaatgatatgacACCTGAATTAATTAATCGTTTTGATAACTGGATTGTAGATAAATTTGgcaaaacagaaataaaattttaa
- the LOC123300784 gene encoding luciferin sulfotransferase-like, with the protein MVTVTKIDPQITNLKSDENLLKYFTCDFRKGYIEVTNKKFVLPQYYLEFMDKIDNFDVYDTDVFVVSHPKTGTTWIQEMVWCIGHNLEFSNVEIVQRFPFLEVTSLFDIRECPELFEDLNKKDHVINSLEYVRRLAHPRYIKTHLPWDLLPKQIRTGERKPKIIYVYRNPKDTSVSYYHHGRNGQGYSGDFNVFMDLFLEGRLPYGPFPAHVLSIFEQKNRENVLITTYEEMKSDLRSVIKNVMKFLNKNYSDEEITKLEDHLSFESMKNNKSVNYANLGGNSGKFMRAGFIGSYKNDMTPELINRFDKWIVDKFGKTEIKF; encoded by the coding sequence atggtAACAGTTACAAAAATCGATCCACAAATAACAAACTTAAAATCAgatgaaaatttactaaaatatttcactTGTGATTTTCGTAAAGGTTATATTGAGGTAACTAATAAAAAGTTTGTGCTTCCAcaatattatttagaatttatggataaaattgataatttcgaTGTTTATGATACTGACGTATTTGTAGTATCACACCCAAAAACTGGTACTACATGGATTCAAGAAATGGTCTGGTGTATTGGACATAATTTAGAATTTAGTAATGTAGAAATTGTTCAACGGTTTCCATTCTTAGAAGTGACTTCACTATTTGACATACGGGAGTGTCCTGAATTATTTGAAGATCTGAATAAAAAGGATCACGTAATTAACTCTTTGGAATATGTTCGAAGGCTTGCACACCCAAGGTACATCAAAACCCACTTACCTTGGGATCTTTTACCAAAACAAATAAGAACAGGGGAACGTAAACCGAAAATTATTTACGTGTATCGTAATCCGAAAGATACAAGTGTTTCATATTATCATCACGGTCGAAACGGGCAAGGATATTCTGGAGACTTTAATGTTTTTATGGATCTATTTTTAGAAGGGAGATTACCATATGGCCCATTTCCTGCGCATGTGTTAAGTATCTTCGAGCAAAAGAATCGCGAAAACGTTTTAATTACCACATATGAGGAAATGAAAAGTGATTTGAGATCAGTGATTAAAAAtgtgatgaaatttttaaataaaaattattcggaTGAAGAAATTACTAAACTGGAAGACCACTTATCGTTTGaatcaatgaaaaataataaatctgtaAATTATGCCAATCTAGGAGGTAATAGTGGAAAATTTATGCGTGCTGGATTTATTGgaagttataaaaatgatatgacACCTGAATTAATAAATCGATTTGATAAATGGATTGTAGATAAATTTggtaaaactgaaataaaattttaa
- the LOC123301273 gene encoding luciferin sulfotransferase-like: MATITKIDPQITNLKSDEDLLKYFTSDFRKGYIEVTNKKFVLPQYYLEFMEKIENFEVYDTDVYVVSHPKTGTTWTQEMVWCIGNNLEFSNVEIYKRFPFLEVTSLFDMRECPELFGEPKNHLMDSLENVRKSPHPRYIKTHLPWDLLPKQIRTGERNPKIIYVYRNPKDTSVSYYYHCRNREGFSGDFNVFMNLFLEGRLTYGPFPAHVFSIFEQKHRENVLIITYEQMKNDLRSVIKTVMNFLSKNYSDGEIAKLEDHLSFESMKNNNSVNYSNRGNDNFMRAGIIGSYKNDMTAELINRFDKWIVDKFGKTEINF, translated from the coding sequence atggcaacaattacaaaaattgatccgCAAATAACAAACTTAAAATCAGatgaagatttattaaaatatttcactagTGATTTTCGTAAAGGCTATATTGAGGTTACTAATAAAAAGTTTGTACTTCCAcaatattatttagaatttatggaaaaaattgaaaatttcgaagTTTATGATACTGACGTATATGTAGTATCGCACCCAAAAACTGGTACTACATGGACTCAAGAAATGGTCTGGTGTATtggaaataatttagaatttagTAATGTAGAAATTTATAAACGATTTCCATTCTTAGAAGTGACTTCACTCTTTGACATGCGCGAATGTCCTGAATTATTTGGAGAGCCGAAGAATCATTTAATGGACTCTTTGGAGAATGTTCGAAAGTCACCACATCCAAGGTACATCAAAACCCATTTACCTTGGGATCTTCTACCAAAACAAATAAGAACAGGCGAACGTAATCCGAAAATTATATACGTTTATCGTAATCCGAAAGATACAAGTGTTTCGTATTATTATCATTGTCGAAACAGGGAAGGATTTTCTGGCGATTTTAATGTGTTTATGAATCTATTTTTAGAAGGACGATTAACATACGGCCCATTTCCTGCGCATGTGTTTAGTATCTTCGAGCAAAAGCATCGCGAAAAcgttttaattattacatatgaacaaatgaaaaatgatttgagATCAGTGATTAAAACTGTgatgaattttttaagtaaaaactatTCTGATGGAGAAATTGCAAAACTTGAAGACCACTTATCGTTTGaatcaatgaaaaataataattctgtaaattatagCAATAGAGgtaatgataattttatgcGTGCTGGGATAATTGGCAGCTATAAAAATGATATGACAGCGGAATTAATTAATCGTTTTGATAAATGGATTGTAGATAAATTTGGTAaaactgaaattaatttttaa